The following are encoded in a window of Thermodesulfobacterium geofontis OPF15 genomic DNA:
- a CDS encoding PilZ domain-containing protein: MEKISLSNKIKTSILIRNIQLGSLDYLPDYLKADLINKALKGALIFYNQNLLKGTLKAINEKEIFLEKGPGIPELSEGDLVIIIIPQSNVRFVFQTLVKEILPDGYKLEILNPRHDKRLILKTIVPAFITYLKPNLFINFIENEYYLVRNSNFSLENAPQLKELQFYDLIFNEKNQIDEEFKKAINTHQIQGEIVDISSGGLCIKAPFIVQIPENIHLVYTKFEIIVEDKSIKSGLLCHLRNTRFEGTNTFLHMAFLIPFKPEVWKNIEEILKPLIK, translated from the coding sequence ATGGAAAAAATAAGTCTTTCCAACAAAATAAAAACTTCAATCTTAATAAGAAATATTCAGTTAGGATCCCTTGATTATCTTCCTGATTATTTAAAAGCTGATTTAATAAACAAAGCCTTAAAAGGTGCTCTTATTTTTTATAATCAAAATCTTTTAAAAGGGACTTTAAAAGCTATTAATGAAAAAGAAATTTTTCTTGAAAAAGGACCGGGAATCCCTGAACTTTCAGAAGGTGATTTAGTAATCATTATTATTCCTCAGAGTAATGTAAGATTTGTTTTTCAAACATTAGTAAAAGAGATTCTTCCAGATGGTTATAAACTGGAAATTCTAAATCCAAGACATGATAAAAGACTAATTTTAAAAACTATTGTTCCAGCTTTTATCACTTACCTTAAGCCCAATTTATTTATCAATTTTATAGAGAATGAATATTACTTAGTAAGAAATTCAAATTTTTCTCTTGAAAATGCTCCTCAATTAAAGGAATTACAATTTTATGATCTTATCTTTAATGAAAAAAATCAAATTGATGAAGAATTTAAAAAAGCTATAAATACCCATCAAATACAAGGAGAAATTGTAGATATAAGTAGTGGTGGATTATGTATAAAAGCACCCTTTATAGTTCAAATTCCAGAGAATATCCATTTAGTTTATACTAAATTTGAAATTATTGTAGAAGATAAGAGTATAAAATCAGGATTACTTTGTCATTTAAGAAATACTCGCTTTGAGGGAACAAATACCTTTTTACATATGGCATTTTTGATACCTTTTAAACCTGAGGTGTGGAAAAATATAGAAGAGATATTAAAGCCTTTAATTAAGTAA
- a CDS encoding hemolysin family protein has protein sequence MVEIYFIVALILLLFSMFFNLSEAGIFSLSRLEVASLRNLGLSEKYFQMLKHPEELLIVIIAGNEIVDYFASFCISKGFTSLFSGKGKEIAFIIFAIIAFWLGDFFPKIVGFKFRTLIISKIFYLNYLFYEIFYPIRKIYNFIYSGLEKRFPSTPFYSHAFSPVEQIILYMLDSAYKQKKITEKEKKFIHGLFLSEKIPVSAILTPRSEIVAFKDQVVTLEFLEKIKHFPYNKFPIYKETLDDVIGILYAKDLITNFSPEILNVKKLSDFVRPAYFIPETFKVRDLLFEFQRAQIKIALVIDEYGILKGLVTLEDVLEELFGEIYEEKELKIEPFQKIGDKKWLVHGKVLLEELKVLLGIEIVEEEFQNIKTLNGFLLTLFKEIPKEGDSIEYKNFKFTVKKIKGRKILFVEIEKRND, from the coding sequence ATGGTTGAAATTTATTTTATTGTCGCATTAATTCTACTACTTTTTTCTATGTTCTTTAATTTAAGTGAAGCTGGAATTTTTTCTCTTTCACGTTTAGAAGTTGCTTCATTAAGAAATCTTGGTTTATCAGAAAAATATTTCCAGATGTTAAAACATCCTGAAGAACTTTTGATTGTTATAATAGCAGGAAATGAAATTGTAGATTATTTTGCAAGCTTTTGTATCTCTAAAGGCTTTACCAGTTTATTTTCAGGAAAAGGAAAAGAAATAGCTTTTATAATTTTTGCTATAATTGCATTTTGGTTAGGTGATTTTTTTCCAAAAATTGTGGGATTTAAGTTTAGAACTTTAATAATTTCTAAAATTTTTTATCTAAATTATTTATTTTACGAAATTTTCTATCCAATAAGAAAAATTTATAACTTTATTTATTCTGGTTTAGAAAAAAGATTTCCCTCTACCCCTTTTTATTCTCACGCCTTTTCTCCTGTTGAGCAGATTATTCTTTATATGTTAGATTCTGCTTACAAACAGAAAAAAATTACAGAAAAGGAAAAGAAATTTATCCATGGACTTTTTCTTTCAGAAAAAATACCAGTTTCAGCTATTCTTACTCCACGTTCAGAAATAGTAGCTTTTAAAGATCAAGTTGTAACCTTAGAATTTCTTGAAAAAATAAAACACTTTCCCTATAACAAATTTCCCATTTATAAAGAAACTCTTGATGATGTTATAGGTATTCTATATGCTAAAGATCTTATTACAAATTTCTCGCCAGAAATCCTAAATGTTAAAAAACTTTCAGATTTTGTTAGACCAGCTTATTTTATTCCTGAAACTTTTAAAGTAAGGGATTTGCTTTTTGAATTTCAGAGGGCACAAATAAAAATAGCTTTGGTAATAGATGAATATGGTATTTTAAAAGGATTAGTTACTTTAGAAGATGTACTTGAAGAACTCTTTGGAGAAATCTATGAAGAAAAGGAACTTAAAATTGAGCCCTTTCAAAAAATAGGTGATAAAAAGTGGTTAGTTCATGGAAAAGTTCTTTTAGAAGAACTTAAGGTTTTATTGGGAATAGAAATAGTAGAAGAAGAATTTCAAAATATAAAAACTTTAAACGGATTTCTTTTAACTTTATTTAAAGAAATACCTAAGGAAGGGGATAGTATAGAGTACAAAAATTTTAAATTTACAGTTAAGAAAATAAAGGGAAGAAAGATACTTTTTGTAGAAATAGAAAAAAGAAATGATTAA
- the plsY gene encoding glycerol-3-phosphate 1-O-acyltransferase PlsY, whose product MSNLIFLFFLSYLLGSIPFALIVSLPQGVDPRKEGSKNPGATNVARLLGKKWGIITFLGDSLKGVFALFIAYLFLEKIPYPKELVLAGTAFFAVLGHLFSIFLKFKGGKGVATTIGVFLVLAPKAMLISLIIFFIAVFISNYVSVGSLLATALLPLNIFLMNYPSEYIICSFFLAILIWIKHKDNIKRLLKGEEKTWRKIKK is encoded by the coding sequence GTGTCTAATTTAATTTTCTTATTTTTTTTAAGCTATCTTTTAGGTTCTATTCCCTTTGCCCTTATTGTTTCTCTACCTCAAGGAGTGGATCCAAGAAAAGAAGGAAGTAAAAATCCAGGCGCTACTAATGTAGCAAGACTTTTAGGAAAAAAATGGGGGATTATCACTTTTTTAGGTGATTCTTTAAAGGGAGTTTTTGCTCTCTTTATTGCTTACCTATTTTTAGAAAAAATCCCCTATCCTAAAGAATTAGTTTTAGCAGGAACAGCTTTTTTTGCAGTATTAGGACATCTCTTCTCCATTTTTCTTAAATTTAAAGGAGGAAAAGGTGTAGCAACTACTATTGGGGTATTTTTAGTGCTTGCTCCAAAGGCAATGCTTATTTCTTTAATAATTTTTTTTATAGCTGTTTTTATATCTAATTATGTTTCTGTAGGCTCTCTTTTAGCTACAGCTTTACTTCCTTTAAATATTTTTCTTATGAATTATCCTTCCGAATATATTATATGTAGCTTTTTTTTAGCTATTTTAATATGGATAAAACATAAAGACAATATTAAAAGGCTCTTAAAAGGTGAGGAAAAGACCTGGAGAAAAATTAAAAAATGA
- the rplU gene encoding 50S ribosomal protein L21 — MLAVIKTGGKQYIIKPGDLLKVEKIEGEVGDIVEINEVLLVKTDKEIKIGTPLVENAKVRASIVEQGKAPKVIVFKKKPKKGYKRKKGHRQLYTTIEIKEIIV, encoded by the coding sequence GTGCTTGCAGTAATAAAAACAGGAGGAAAACAATATATTATAAAACCTGGAGATCTTTTAAAAGTTGAAAAAATTGAAGGTGAAGTAGGAGATATTGTGGAAATTAACGAAGTTTTATTAGTAAAAACTGATAAAGAAATTAAAATTGGAACTCCTTTAGTTGAAAATGCAAAAGTTAGAGCTTCTATTGTTGAACAGGGTAAAGCTCCTAAGGTTATTGTTTTTAAGAAAAAACCTAAAAAAGGTTATAAAAGAAAAAAAGGACATAGACAGCTTTATACTACTATAGAGATTAAGGAAATTATAGTGTAA
- the rpmA gene encoding 50S ribosomal protein L27 yields the protein MAHKKSGGASRNGRDSISKRLGVKRFGGQYVKPGEIIIRQRGTKFHPGFNVGLGKDYTIFSKIEGIVKFETRNGKKVVSVYPL from the coding sequence ATGGCTCATAAAAAATCAGGCGGTGCTTCAAGAAATGGAAGAGATTCTATTTCTAAGCGTTTAGGAGTTAAAAGATTTGGTGGACAATATGTTAAACCTGGAGAAATTATTATAAGACAGAGGGGAACAAAATTTCATCCAGGGTTTAATGTAGGGTTAGGTAAAGATTATACTATTTTTTCAAAAATTGAGGGTATAGTTAAATTTGAAACCAGAAACGGAAAAAAAGTAGTTAGTGTATATCCACTTTAG
- the mfd gene encoding transcription-repair coupling factor: protein MFIFPNFEIFLKNKDYNKEFFISGVNSSFLAYFLSFQLKVLENTFILAIFPEENQAEEFVSALNVFSKEKVALYPTPSLPPFSEAYTFAEEELQRIKILWELPEIKILAGTVEAFLRKTISRENLKKAYYYLILGEKIDRESFLKKLLDLGYERTGVVREKGTFAVKGGIIDLWSPNYESPTRIEFFGNTITGLRFFDPLSQKSFAPLEELIILPCKEIIFTENVEPIYKRLFQFKDKLPESLFTQILSQIENRYIFENRDLLLPIFYEKLNPLWENLKEKEILLILYEPDLIEKNAEKFWDRIYLNASKAKEKKKLYFDETFLYLSLDEFYDFIQDLKKIVVKEIPFELSEPSQKGLTFLLSQKTLDEDKSLNKIDNAFRLLKKSLEEGEKVIFVASDERTEKIVIEGLKFRGLEDFKNLEIRKGILKRGFYLPEWFIWVTSEYELFGKISLKKEISQVALKRAKNYFRKFEDLKIGDFVVHKYHGIGKYLGLTFLKVDGIEGEFLQIEYEGGDKLYLPVSRLNELYPYVGVSDKEPKLDKLGKKTFIIRKKKIEQELREVVQELLALYAERKALKSYSLKFPALAYEEFSSTFPFEETPDQQIAIEEIINDLCSEKPMERLLVGDVGFGKTEVALRAAFLVAYSGKQVAFLVPTTILAEQHYRNFKMRLEPFNIKVGILSRLRPQKEQRETLKKLAEGEIKVVIGTHRLLSSDIIFKDLGLLIIDEEHRFGVKQKEKIKQYKKSIKVLSLSATPIPRSLQLSLLNIFDLSVIETPPPGRKTIKTILAKFEPEIIKSAIERELERGGQVFFVNPRIHGLSSLAHYLKKLVPQARIEIIHGQMPAELIERNMYKFLNKEVDVLLCTPIIGSGIDIPSANTIIINRADMFGLADIYQLRGRVGRSEELAYAYLLVPTLKGLTEEAQKRLKALMQFTEIGSGFRLALSDLKIRGAGELLGIRQSGHINTVGYELYLELLENTVRALKGEKIEDWEPEVNIKVPAYIPANYVPEPEERLSLYRELVLIKDEEELKEFYELIEDKYGKMPDSVENLIKIYLLKLYMKKIGLPLIEVKGNNLVFLIKNQENLLKFRKIFKDLRSNFYFKNEKNFAKIFIRFSENPLDLAINLCKRLLN from the coding sequence ATGTTTATTTTTCCTAATTTTGAAATATTTTTAAAAAATAAAGATTATAATAAAGAATTTTTTATTTCAGGAGTTAATTCATCTTTTTTAGCTTATTTTTTATCTTTTCAATTAAAAGTTTTAGAAAATACATTTATTTTAGCTATTTTTCCTGAAGAAAATCAAGCAGAGGAATTTGTTTCGGCTTTAAACGTTTTTTCTAAAGAGAAAGTAGCTCTTTATCCAACCCCAAGTCTTCCTCCTTTTTCAGAGGCTTATACATTTGCTGAAGAAGAATTGCAAAGAATAAAAATTCTATGGGAACTTCCCGAGATAAAAATTTTAGCAGGGACTGTTGAAGCTTTTTTAAGAAAAACCATATCCAGAGAAAATCTCAAAAAAGCTTATTATTATCTAATCCTTGGTGAAAAAATTGATAGAGAGAGTTTTCTAAAAAAACTTTTAGATTTAGGGTATGAAAGAACAGGAGTGGTAAGAGAAAAAGGAACCTTTGCAGTGAAAGGAGGTATTATAGATTTATGGTCTCCCAACTATGAATCTCCTACAAGAATTGAATTTTTTGGAAATACTATTACAGGATTAAGGTTTTTTGATCCTTTAAGTCAAAAAAGTTTTGCTCCCCTTGAAGAACTTATTATATTACCTTGCAAGGAAATAATTTTTACTGAAAATGTAGAGCCAATCTATAAAAGACTTTTTCAATTTAAAGATAAACTTCCAGAATCTCTTTTTACGCAAATTCTAAGTCAAATAGAAAATAGATATATCTTTGAAAATAGGGATCTTTTACTACCTATTTTTTACGAAAAATTAAATCCCCTGTGGGAAAATTTAAAAGAAAAAGAAATCTTACTGATTCTATATGAGCCGGATTTGATAGAAAAGAACGCAGAAAAATTTTGGGATAGAATTTATTTAAATGCTTCAAAAGCAAAAGAAAAGAAAAAACTTTATTTTGATGAAACATTTTTATATCTTTCCTTAGATGAATTTTATGATTTTATTCAAGATTTAAAAAAAATAGTTGTAAAAGAGATACCTTTCGAGCTTTCTGAACCCTCACAAAAGGGGCTTACTTTTCTTCTTTCTCAAAAAACCTTAGATGAGGATAAAAGCCTTAATAAGATTGATAATGCTTTTAGATTACTCAAAAAATCTTTAGAAGAGGGGGAAAAGGTTATTTTTGTTGCTTCAGATGAGAGAACAGAAAAAATAGTGATAGAAGGACTTAAATTTAGAGGATTAGAAGATTTTAAAAATTTGGAAATTAGAAAAGGGATTTTAAAAAGAGGATTTTATTTGCCTGAATGGTTCATATGGGTTACTTCAGAATATGAACTTTTTGGAAAAATTTCTCTTAAAAAAGAAATTTCTCAAGTAGCTCTTAAAAGAGCAAAAAATTATTTTAGAAAATTTGAAGATTTAAAAATAGGAGATTTTGTTGTTCATAAATACCATGGAATAGGAAAATATTTAGGATTAACTTTTTTAAAAGTAGACGGTATAGAGGGAGAATTTTTACAGATTGAATATGAGGGTGGAGATAAACTTTATTTACCTGTTTCTCGTTTAAATGAGCTTTATCCTTATGTAGGAGTTAGTGATAAAGAGCCTAAACTTGATAAATTAGGAAAGAAAACTTTTATTATTCGTAAGAAAAAAATAGAACAAGAATTAAGAGAGGTTGTTCAGGAACTATTAGCACTTTATGCAGAAAGAAAAGCATTAAAAAGTTATAGTTTAAAATTTCCAGCACTTGCTTATGAAGAATTTAGTTCTACTTTTCCTTTTGAAGAAACTCCAGATCAACAAATAGCTATAGAAGAAATAATAAATGATCTTTGTAGTGAAAAACCTATGGAAAGACTTTTAGTTGGAGATGTGGGATTTGGGAAAACAGAAGTAGCCTTAAGAGCAGCTTTTTTAGTTGCCTATTCAGGGAAACAAGTTGCCTTTTTAGTTCCTACAACCATTTTAGCAGAACAACACTATAGAAATTTTAAAATGCGTTTAGAGCCATTTAATATAAAAGTAGGAATTCTTTCAAGACTAAGACCTCAAAAGGAACAAAGAGAAACCTTAAAAAAATTGGCAGAAGGAGAAATTAAAGTAGTTATAGGAACTCATAGGCTTCTTTCTTCAGATATTATTTTTAAGGATTTAGGTCTTCTTATTATAGATGAAGAGCATAGATTTGGGGTAAAACAAAAAGAAAAAATTAAACAATATAAAAAAAGTATAAAAGTTCTATCTTTATCTGCTACTCCAATTCCGAGAAGTCTTCAACTTAGTCTGTTAAATATATTTGACCTTTCTGTAATTGAAACTCCACCTCCTGGAAGGAAAACTATAAAAACAATTTTAGCTAAATTTGAACCAGAAATTATTAAAAGTGCTATAGAAAGAGAATTAGAAAGAGGGGGACAGGTATTTTTTGTAAATCCAAGAATACATGGTTTAAGCTCCTTAGCCCATTATCTAAAAAAACTTGTTCCTCAGGCAAGAATAGAAATTATTCATGGGCAGATGCCAGCTGAACTTATAGAAAGAAATATGTATAAATTTTTAAATAAAGAAGTTGATGTTCTTCTCTGTACACCTATAATTGGAAGCGGTATAGATATTCCCTCTGCTAATACAATTATAATAAATAGAGCTGATATGTTTGGGCTTGCTGATATTTACCAATTAAGGGGAAGGGTGGGGAGGTCAGAAGAACTTGCCTATGCCTACCTTTTAGTTCCTACCCTGAAAGGATTAACAGAGGAGGCTCAAAAAAGACTTAAAGCCTTGATGCAATTTACAGAAATTGGTTCAGGTTTTAGACTTGCTCTAAGTGATTTAAAAATCCGTGGAGCAGGAGAACTTTTAGGAATTCGTCAATCAGGACATATTAATACTGTAGGATATGAACTCTATCTTGAACTTCTTGAAAATACTGTAAGAGCTTTAAAAGGAGAAAAAATAGAAGATTGGGAGCCAGAAGTAAATATAAAAGTTCCTGCGTATATTCCAGCAAATTATGTTCCTGAGCCAGAAGAAAGATTAAGCCTTTATAGAGAACTTGTTCTTATAAAAGATGAAGAAGAATTAAAAGAATTTTACGAATTAATAGAAGATAAATATGGGAAAATGCCTGATTCTGTAGAAAATCTAATTAAAATCTATCTTTTAAAACTTTATATGAAAAAAATAGGACTTCCACTTATAGAAGTAAAAGGTAATAATTTGGTTTTTCTTATTAAGAATCAAGAAAATCTCCTTAAATTTAGAAAGATTTTTAAAGACCTGAGAAGCAATTTCTATTTTAAAAATGAGAAAAATTTTGCCAAAATTTTTATAAGATTTAGTGAAAATCCTTTAGATTTAGCTATTAATTTGTGTAAAAGATTACTTAATTAA
- a CDS encoding DUF342 domain-containing protein, which yields MIDRVQAKQEGIFIDEFLIKVSPDDMFLYLEVDPKNPVIINSLREKWEKISAQLKENKIIGVLEDPDFVDNMLIVAKGIAPKNPIPERIELFEKFLPLLKEDKELEERCKEISEEGAEDLRDLCQKIICVKSEEAIGRWYPSIPGTPGVNIWGDPIEPPPLSEKPPFTLGKNLYIDEKDNLIKAKESGVVVIEKGVIEIYPEYTLKGDVNFSTGNIYFSGKKLTIQGDIKFGFKVICEGELELQGSTENKVYIDVKGSFTCQGIIRGEETQVKVKGSAQIKAVEFAIIEIEGNLTITNYLIFSKCTVYGNIIATSGKGIIYGGEIKCSGNIEAKILGNESHTPTKIFAGYNPEIIEPYKKALKEEMKIKEVLERLEQGIKLGKKLKKYGKLSEQKEKILLKLEEEAEKCYNALEKLKDEISNLKKLIAEYKSRTIKILDKVYAGVTLGITDITYTLNEDKSGPLTFYLEADKPSFKD from the coding sequence ATGATAGATAGAGTACAAGCTAAACAAGAAGGAATATTTATTGATGAATTTTTAATTAAAGTTTCTCCTGATGATATGTTTCTTTATTTAGAAGTAGATCCTAAAAATCCTGTAATAATAAATTCTTTAAGAGAAAAATGGGAAAAAATAAGTGCTCAATTGAAAGAAAATAAAATTATAGGAGTTTTAGAGGATCCTGATTTTGTTGATAATATGTTAATTGTTGCAAAAGGAATAGCTCCAAAAAATCCTATTCCAGAGCGAATAGAACTTTTTGAAAAATTTTTACCACTTTTAAAAGAAGATAAAGAATTAGAAGAAAGATGCAAAGAAATTTCTGAAGAGGGGGCAGAAGATTTAAGAGATCTTTGTCAAAAGATAATATGTGTTAAAAGCGAAGAAGCTATAGGAAGATGGTATCCCTCAATACCAGGAACACCTGGAGTTAATATATGGGGAGACCCCATTGAACCTCCTCCACTTTCTGAAAAACCTCCTTTTACATTAGGAAAAAATTTATATATAGATGAAAAGGATAACCTGATTAAGGCAAAGGAAAGCGGAGTAGTTGTAATTGAAAAAGGTGTAATTGAAATATATCCCGAATACACCCTCAAAGGAGATGTAAATTTTTCAACAGGAAATATATACTTTTCAGGTAAGAAACTTACTATACAAGGAGATATAAAATTTGGATTCAAAGTAATATGTGAAGGAGAACTTGAATTACAAGGCAGTACAGAAAATAAAGTTTACATAGATGTTAAAGGCTCTTTTACTTGTCAAGGAATTATAAGAGGAGAAGAGACCCAAGTAAAAGTAAAAGGTAGTGCTCAAATAAAGGCTGTTGAATTTGCAATAATAGAAATAGAAGGCAATCTTACTATTACTAATTATCTCATATTCTCAAAATGTACTGTTTACGGAAACATTATCGCTACTTCAGGAAAGGGAATTATTTATGGAGGAGAAATAAAATGTAGCGGAAATATTGAAGCTAAAATTTTAGGTAACGAATCCCATACCCCTACTAAGATATTTGCAGGATATAATCCTGAAATTATAGAGCCTTATAAAAAAGCTTTAAAAGAAGAGATGAAAATAAAAGAAGTTTTAGAAAGGCTTGAACAAGGTATTAAATTAGGTAAAAAATTAAAAAAATATGGAAAATTAAGCGAACAAAAAGAAAAAATTTTATTAAAATTAGAGGAAGAAGCTGAAAAATGTTATAATGCTTTAGAAAAATTAAAAGACGAAATAAGCAATCTAAAAAAATTAATTGCTGAATATAAATCAAGAACTATTAAGATTCTTGATAAAGTTTATGCTGGTGTTACCCTTGGTATTACAGACATTACTTATACTTTAAATGAGGATAAATCAGGTCCTCTTACATTTTATTTAGAAGCTGATAAACCGAGCTTTAAAGATTAA
- a CDS encoding ATP-dependent helicase, which produces MKNLEFLKELNPAQAEAVRTIFGPLLVIAGAGSGKTKTIICRMAYLVAHGVPPEKILLLTFTRKAGKEMIERAGALLKMDCNKIMGGTFHSLCQYMLRFYGYLLGYKPNFTILDRSDSEDLINLLRNSLGLAERKKRFPKKDTLASIYSKMINQQKTLEEILSHEYPQFLDHYYEIERLFIEYVNYKKEHQLMDYDDLLLNWLEVLKNFPEVRKEIGKKFEFIMVDEYQDTNFLQGEIIKYMGETHKNVMVVGDDSQSIYGFRGAYFRNIFEFPKLFPDTKIIKLEQNYRSTQSILDLANVIISNSKIKYTKTLFTLKKGGRKPVLFKAKDETESSKFVADKVLEFRENGIKLSQMAVLFRSAYHSFDLEVELTKRGIPFVKYGGLKLLESAHMKDFLSLLRIISNPQDFISWHRVLLLLEGIGPKSTEKIISSLKQNLLNIDYTLEKLIFQFPQKEFKELVILLKELWKNKKSLSEILISVWDFYKPIFERIYYEDYHKREKDIEGVIALSEKYNLLEDFLTDLILEPIEVTDIEKPAKDEDCLTLSTVHSAKGLEWHTVFIISLIEGRFPSAYSIHNDEELEEERRLFYVAVTRARENLFLIAPMTIYIPGEGKTLAKLSRFIKEVPPSLLEFYKEEEFKEKELDNGKKFKVGDIVKHPHFGIGEVREILSSEKIRVFFEEKGNTLLNLKYTNLEKLIM; this is translated from the coding sequence ATGAAAAATTTAGAATTCTTAAAAGAACTTAACCCAGCTCAAGCTGAGGCTGTAAGAACTATATTTGGTCCCCTTTTAGTTATTGCAGGTGCTGGGTCTGGGAAAACAAAAACTATTATTTGTAGAATGGCTTATTTAGTAGCGCATGGAGTCCCTCCTGAAAAGATTCTTCTTCTTACTTTTACTCGTAAAGCTGGAAAAGAAATGATTGAAAGAGCAGGAGCGCTTCTTAAAATGGATTGTAATAAAATTATGGGAGGGACATTTCATTCTTTATGTCAGTATATGCTTAGATTTTACGGATATCTCTTAGGATACAAACCTAACTTTACTATTCTTGATAGAAGTGATTCCGAAGATTTGATAAATTTATTAAGGAACAGTCTTGGACTTGCTGAGAGAAAAAAGAGATTCCCTAAGAAGGATACTTTAGCAAGTATTTATAGTAAAATGATAAATCAACAAAAAACCCTTGAAGAAATCCTCTCCCATGAATATCCTCAATTCTTAGACCATTACTATGAAATAGAAAGGCTATTTATAGAATATGTAAATTACAAAAAGGAACACCAATTAATGGATTACGATGATCTTTTATTAAATTGGCTTGAGGTATTAAAAAACTTTCCTGAGGTAAGAAAGGAGATTGGTAAAAAATTTGAGTTTATTATGGTTGATGAATATCAAGATACAAATTTTCTTCAAGGAGAAATTATAAAATACATGGGAGAAACTCACAAAAATGTAATGGTAGTTGGAGATGATTCCCAAAGTATATATGGTTTTAGAGGTGCATATTTCAGAAATATCTTTGAATTTCCTAAACTTTTTCCTGATACAAAAATAATTAAACTTGAACAAAACTATAGAAGTACTCAAAGTATTTTAGACCTTGCTAATGTAATTATTTCTAATTCAAAAATAAAGTATACAAAAACTCTTTTTACTCTAAAAAAAGGAGGTAGAAAACCAGTTTTATTTAAAGCTAAGGATGAAACAGAATCAAGCAAATTTGTAGCAGATAAAGTATTAGAATTTAGAGAAAATGGAATTAAACTCTCTCAGATGGCAGTACTTTTCAGATCAGCTTATCATTCTTTTGACTTAGAAGTTGAACTTACTAAAAGAGGAATACCTTTTGTAAAATATGGAGGATTAAAGCTTTTAGAATCTGCTCATATGAAAGATTTTCTCTCCCTTTTAAGAATTATAAGTAATCCTCAAGATTTTATTTCTTGGCATAGAGTCCTTTTACTATTAGAGGGGATAGGACCAAAAAGTACAGAAAAAATTATCAGTTCTTTAAAACAGAATCTTTTAAATATTGATTATACCTTAGAAAAATTGATTTTTCAGTTTCCCCAAAAAGAATTTAAAGAATTGGTAATTCTTTTAAAGGAGTTGTGGAAAAATAAAAAATCTCTTTCAGAAATTTTGATTAGTGTTTGGGATTTTTATAAACCTATTTTTGAAAGGATATATTATGAAGACTATCATAAAAGAGAAAAGGATATAGAAGGAGTTATAGCCCTTTCAGAAAAATATAACCTCTTGGAAGATTTTCTTACAGATTTGATACTTGAACCTATTGAAGTTACAGATATAGAAAAACCAGCTAAAGATGAAGATTGTCTTACTCTCTCAACTGTACATTCTGCAAAAGGTTTAGAGTGGCATACTGTATTTATTATATCTCTTATTGAAGGAAGATTTCCCTCTGCTTATAGTATCCACAATGATGAGGAGCTTGAAGAAGAAAGAAGGCTCTTTTATGTGGCAGTAACCAGGGCAAGAGAGAACCTTTTCCTTATTGCTCCTATGACAATTTATATTCCGGGAGAGGGCAAAACCTTAGCTAAATTATCCCGTTTTATAAAAGAAGTCCCTCCTTCACTTTTAGAATTTTATAAAGAAGAGGAATTTAAAGAAAAAGAATTAGATAATGGCAAGAAATTTAAAGTGGGAGATATAGTTAAACATCCTCACTTTGGAATTGGAGAAGTAAGAGAAATTTTGAGTTCAGAAAAAATTAGAGTATTTTTTGAAGAAAAAGGAAATACCCTTTTAAATCTTAAGTATACCAATTTGGAAAAACTGATTATGTAA